The Macaca nemestrina isolate mMacNem1 chromosome 6, mMacNem.hap1, whole genome shotgun sequence genome window below encodes:
- the LOC105467134 gene encoding guided entry of tail-anchored proteins factor CAMLG isoform X2, translating to MESMAFATDGGERPGVPAGSGLSASQRRAELRRRKLLMNSEQRINRIMGFHRPGSGAEEESQTKSKQQDSDKLNSLSVPSVSKRVVLGDSVSTGTTDQQGGVAEVKGTQLGDKLDSFIKPPECSNDVNLELRQRNRGDLTADSVQRGARHGLEQYLSRFEEAMKLRKQLISEKPSQEDGSTTEEFDSFRIFRLVGCALLALGVRAFVCKYLSEKKIKTTVLTAALLLSGIPAEVINRSMDTYSKMGEVFTDLCVYFFTFIFCHELLDYWGSEVP from the exons ATGGAGTCGATGGCTTTCGCTACCGACGGCGGGGAGAGGCCGGGGGTCCCAGCGGGCTCAGGCCTGTCGGCCTCCCAGCGTCGAGCCGAGCTGCGTCGGAGGAAGCTGCTCATGAACTCCGAACAGCGCATCAACCGGATCATGGGCTTTCACAGGCCCGGGAGCGGCGCGG aagaagaaagtCAAACAAAATCAAAGCAGCAGGACAGTGATAAACTGAACTCCCTCAGCGTTCCTTCAGTTTCAAAACGAGTAGTGCTGGGTGATTCAGTCAGTACAGGAACAACTGACCAGCAGGGTGGTGTGGCCGAGGTAAAGGGGACCCAACTGGGAGACAAATTGGACTCTTTCATTAAACCACCTGAGTGCAGTAATGATGTCAACCTTGAGCTCCGGCAGCGAAACAGAGGGGACTTGACAGCGGACTCAGTCCAGAGGGGTGCCCGCCATGGCCTAGAGCAGTACCTTTCCAGATTCGAAGAAGCAATGAAGCTAAGGAAACAGCTGATTAGTGAAAAACCCAGTCAAGAGGATGGAAGTACAACAGAAGAATTTGACTCTTTTCGAATATTTAGATTGGTGGGATGTGCTCTTCTTGCTCTTGGAGTCAGAGCTTTTGTTTGCAAATACTTG AGTGAAAAGAAGATAAAGACAACAGTACTAACAGCTGCACTTTTATTATCGGGAATTCCTGCTGAAGTGATAAATCGATCAATGGATACCTATAGCAAAATGGGCGAAGTCTTCACAGATCTCTGTGTCTACTTTTTCACCTTTATCTTCTGTCATGAACTGCTTGATTATTGGGGCTCTGAAGTACCATGA
- the LOC105467134 gene encoding guided entry of tail-anchored proteins factor CAMLG isoform X1 yields MESMAFATDGGERPGVPAGSGLSASQRRAELRRRKLLMNSEQRINRIMGFHRPGSGAEEESQTKSKQQDSDKLNSLSVPSVSKRVVLGDSVSTGTTDQQGGVAEVKGTQLGDKLDSFIKPPECSNDVNLELRQRNRGDLTADSVQRGARHGLEQYLSRFEEAMKLRKQLISEKPSQEDGSTTEEFDSFRIFRLVGCALLALGVRAFVCKYLSIFAPFLTLQLAYMGLYKYFPKSEKKIKTTVLTAALLLSGIPAEVINRSMDTYSKMGEVFTDLCVYFFTFIFCHELLDYWGSEVP; encoded by the exons ATGGAGTCGATGGCTTTCGCTACCGACGGCGGGGAGAGGCCGGGGGTCCCAGCGGGCTCAGGCCTGTCGGCCTCCCAGCGTCGAGCCGAGCTGCGTCGGAGGAAGCTGCTCATGAACTCCGAACAGCGCATCAACCGGATCATGGGCTTTCACAGGCCCGGGAGCGGCGCGG aagaagaaagtCAAACAAAATCAAAGCAGCAGGACAGTGATAAACTGAACTCCCTCAGCGTTCCTTCAGTTTCAAAACGAGTAGTGCTGGGTGATTCAGTCAGTACAGGAACAACTGACCAGCAGGGTGGTGTGGCCGAGGTAAAGGGGACCCAACTGGGAGACAAATTGGACTCTTTCATTAAACCACCTGAGTGCAGTAATGATGTCAACCTTGAGCTCCGGCAGCGAAACAGAGGGGACTTGACAGCGGACTCAGTCCAGAGGGGTGCCCGCCATGGCCTAGAGCAGTACCTTTCCAGATTCGAAGAAGCAATGAAGCTAAGGAAACAGCTGATTAGTGAAAAACCCAGTCAAGAGGATGGAAGTACAACAGAAGAATTTGACTCTTTTCGAATATTTAGATTGGTGGGATGTGCTCTTCTTGCTCTTGGAGTCAGAGCTTTTGTTTGCAAATACTTG TCCATATTTGCTCCATTTCTTACTTTGCAACTTGCGTACATGGgattatacaaatattttcccaag AGTGAAAAGAAGATAAAGACAACAGTACTAACAGCTGCACTTTTATTATCGGGAATTCCTGCTGAAGTGATAAATCGATCAATGGATACCTATAGCAAAATGGGCGAAGTCTTCACAGATCTCTGTGTCTACTTTTTCACCTTTATCTTCTGTCATGAACTGCTTGATTATTGGGGCTCTGAAGTACCATGA